A genomic segment from Corythoichthys intestinalis isolate RoL2023-P3 chromosome 2, ASM3026506v1, whole genome shotgun sequence encodes:
- the trh gene encoding pro-thyrotropin-releasing hormone: MKSTCLLFLACVLLCNLMMACRAQSISAEEELEPNTVDDLLLQRAQNLLLLRSILTNMPDQDGRPPSTGAWMIKRQHPGKRSSEDVDDDGDEDYLEVERRQHPGKRSTAEHVWEPPVARLAEASKRQHPGKRYSEVPRSRRQHPGKRRLDDDDMDEDDEDLPLLDKRQHPGKRFWGASQLAATGPCEDVSDPVMCAKTNLLVDFFDAKHGDKKRQHPGRRFASDLRGE, translated from the exons ATGAAGTCGACTTGCCTGCTCTTCCTGGCTTGTGTCCTGCTTTGCAACTTGATGATGGCGTGCAGGGCGCAAAGCATCTCAGCTGAGGAAGAACTGGAACCGAACACCGTGGACGACCTCCTTCTGCAAAGAGCCCAGAACCTCCTGCTGCTGCGCTCCATCCTGACAAACATGCCGGACCAAGACG GGCGACCCCCCTCTACAGGCGCATGGATGATCAAGCGCCAGCATCCGGGCAAGAGGTCCAGCGAGGATGTGGATGATGACGGTGACGAAGACTACTTGGAAGTTGAGAGGAGGCAGCACCCGGGAAAGCGCTCGACGGCAGAGCACGTTTGGGAGCCACCAGTCGCGCGGCTGGCCGAAGCTTCCAAGCGGCAGCACCCCGGCAAGCGCTACTCTGAGGTGCCACGTAGCCGGCGGCAGCACCCCGGCAAGCGGCGGCTGGACGACGACGATATGGATGAGGACGACGAGGACCTCCCGCTCCTGGACAAGCGCCAGCACCCCGGGAAACGCTTTTGGGGCGCTTCACAATTAGCCGCCACAGGTCCATGTGAAGACGTCTCGGACCCCGTAATGTGTGCCAAGACCAATCTGCTGGTCGACTTTTTCGACGCGAAGCATGGCGACAAGAAGAGACAACACCCGGGCAGGCGGTTTGCGTCTGACCTGCGCGGAGAATAG